The DNA segment TTATGCATCAGCGCATCCTTGCCATCACGTTCAGCCTGCTCGGCGCCGTCATCGCCCACGCCCAGCAACCGGCGAAGCTGGACCTCAAACCCGGCGAGCACATCGCCATCATCGGCAACTCCCTGCCGGACCGCATGCAGCACAGCGGCTACTTCGAGGCGCTCATCCAGGCCAAGTATCCCAAACACGAACTGGTGGTGCGCAATCTCGGTTTCGCCGGTGATGAAGTGATGAAGCGCAGTCGCTCGGAGAATTTCGGCTCGCCCGATGAATGGCTCACCAAAGTGCAGGCGGATGTCATCTTCGCATACTTCGGCTTCAACGAATCGTTCAAAGGCTACGGCGGCATCGAGCAGTTCAAGGCCGAGCTGGGCCTGTTCCTGAAAGAGACGAAGGCGAAGAATTATTCCGGCAAAGGCGCACCGCGCATCGTCCTCTTCTCGCCGATCGCCAATGAGAAGCATCGTGATGCCAATTTCCCTGACCCGACGGCGAATAACACGAATCTGGAGAACTACACCGCTGCCATGGCCGAGGTGGCCAAGGCGAATGATGTGCAATTCGTGGATCTCTTCCGCCCGTCACAGCAACTTTACGCCGCGCAGAAAGGTCAATCACTCACGGTAAACGGCCTCCATCTCACGGAAGAAGGTGACAAAGTGCTCGCGCCCGTGATGTTCCAAAGCGTGTTCGGCGAGAAAGCTCCCGGCGGCAATCTGGAAAAACTGCGAGGAGCCATCAATGACAAGAACACCGAATGGCACGCGCGCTATCGCACGGTGGATGGTTACAACGTCTATGGCGGCCGCTCGAAGCTAAGCTACGAATCTCCCAAGGGCGCGGCGAAGATCTCTAACTACGATGTGATGCAGCAGGAGATGGCGCAGCGCGATGTGTTGACGGCGAATCGCGACAAACGCGTCTGGTCCGTGGCCCAAGGCGGTGATCTCAAAGTGGATGATTCAAATCTGCCTGCGGTGACCGAAGTGAAATCCAACAAGCCCGGCGCGAATGCCGACGGCTCGCATAAGTTCCTCGGTGCAGAAGAAGCCATCGCGGCCATGAAGGTTCACTCCAGCATGAAGGTGAATCTCTTCGCCAGCGAGGAGCAGTTCCCGGAACTGGTCTACCCCGTGCAGATGAATTGGGACACGAAAGGTCGTCTCTGGGTCGCCGCGTGGCTGAACTATCCCGAACGCACACCGACCTCGAAGAAGGGCGATAGTCTCCTGATCTTTGAAGACACGAACGGTGATGGCAAAGCGGACAAGTGCACGACCTTTCTCGAAGGTCTGAATTGCCCGACTGGTTTCCAGTTCTATCAGGATGGCGTGTTGCTCATGCAGGCGCCGGACCTGTGGTTCGTGCGGGATACGAATGGCGATGGCAAGGCGGACACGATGCAGCGCGTGCTGATGGGCATGGATTCGGCTGACTCGCATCATACCGCAAACGCCATCTGCTATGAACCGGGCGGTGCGATCTACTTGAGCGATGGCGTGTTCCATCGTTCCCAAGTCGAGACGGCCAATGGCGTGGTGCGTAACAACGATGGCGCGATCTACCGCTACGAGCCGCGCACGGGCAAGTTCGAGACGTATGTTTCCTACGGCTTCGCGAATCCGCACGGTCGCGTCTTCGATTACTGGGGCAATGACTTCATCACGGATGCCACGGGTAACAACACTTACTTCGGCCCGGCGTTCAGCGGTCGTATCGATTATCCCGCCAAGCATGCGAGCATGAAACAGTTCTGGGATCGTCCTTCACGTCCTTGCCCCGGCACTGGCATCCTCTCCAGCCGCCATTTCCCGGAAGAGTTTCAGAATAATTTCCTGAATCTGAACGTGATCGGCTTCCAAGGTATTTACCGCGTGAAGGTGGATCAGGACGGCTCTGGTCTGAAGGGGCAGACGCTTGAGCACCTGATCTTCTCGGAAGATCCGAATTTCCGTCCCTCCGATGTCCGCGTGGGGCCGGATGGCGCGCTTTATTTCACGGACTGGCACATCCCGCTCATCGGCCACATGCAGCATCACTTGCGCGATCCGAATCGTGGCAGCTCACGCGGTCGCATCTATCGCATCACGTATGAGGGCCGTCCGCTGCTGAAGCCTGCGAAGATCGATGGTCAATCCATCGAGAAACTCCTCGATCTCTTGAAGGAACCCGAGAACGGCACGCGTGAACTCGCGAAGATCGAACTCAGCAAGCACGACAGCGCAAAGGTCGT comes from the Verrucomicrobiia bacterium genome and includes:
- a CDS encoding PVC-type heme-binding CxxCH protein, which codes for MHQRILAITFSLLGAVIAHAQQPAKLDLKPGEHIAIIGNSLPDRMQHSGYFEALIQAKYPKHELVVRNLGFAGDEVMKRSRSENFGSPDEWLTKVQADVIFAYFGFNESFKGYGGIEQFKAELGLFLKETKAKNYSGKGAPRIVLFSPIANEKHRDANFPDPTANNTNLENYTAAMAEVAKANDVQFVDLFRPSQQLYAAQKGQSLTVNGLHLTEEGDKVLAPVMFQSVFGEKAPGGNLEKLRGAINDKNTEWHARYRTVDGYNVYGGRSKLSYESPKGAAKISNYDVMQQEMAQRDVLTANRDKRVWSVAQGGDLKVDDSNLPAVTEVKSNKPGANADGSHKFLGAEEAIAAMKVHSSMKVNLFASEEQFPELVYPVQMNWDTKGRLWVAAWLNYPERTPTSKKGDSLLIFEDTNGDGKADKCTTFLEGLNCPTGFQFYQDGVLLMQAPDLWFVRDTNGDGKADTMQRVLMGMDSADSHHTANAICYEPGGAIYLSDGVFHRSQVETANGVVRNNDGAIYRYEPRTGKFETYVSYGFANPHGRVFDYWGNDFITDATGNNTYFGPAFSGRIDYPAKHASMKQFWDRPSRPCPGTGILSSRHFPEEFQNNFLNLNVIGFQGIYRVKVDQDGSGLKGQTLEHLIFSEDPNFRPSDVRVGPDGALYFTDWHIPLIGHMQHHLRDPNRGSSRGRIYRITYEGRPLLKPAKIDGQSIEKLLDLLKEPENGTRELAKIELSKHDSAKVVAAVKKWAAALDKKDPAYEHHMMEALWVHQWHNIVNVDLLKRMLRSPEANARAAATRVLCYWRDRVSDVLPLLAVQAADESPRVRLEAVRAASFFENAQAADVALASLKQQPTDYYLDYTLGETMKQLEKYWRKTIADGKPIAADNAQGINYLLRFLTSGELQKLPRTSGVLEAILTRPGISDADRALALDELAQQRKTDKATLLINLLDSNQKDRTASGNLARLLAWQAPAELKAQRARLAMLTSSNVPDVRSAAWAALALAGDGFETVWKDASKEPKTLQDLLAGIPRLTDSDFRAKAYSKVLPLLNELPAAWNANAPKTAKGRYVRIELPRKGTLTLAEVQVFSGGNNIALKGKAKQSTTSHGGDAKRAIDGKIDTNYGSGTLTHTQENSDNPWWELDLGSDQTIENVAVWNRVEGGLETRLNDFTLVVLDGNRAEVFKKAGNPTPKPSVTLAVGPNDPTGNIRRNAIQALVSMGHEPKAVFNALAKLIADKKDVTAAARGIVVLPRAEWPKKEAGETAKALAAWAKTVPEGDRTAQEFIETLQVANDLAGQLPANEATTLRKELRAISVSVFVIRTVVEQMRYDTPRIVVEAGKPFEIIIENPDFMPHNLVVIKPGTREKIGNATATMMPDQLDSQGRPFVPKGGDVLAATKLLEPGMRETLKMTAPTQEGVYEYVCTYPGHWMIMWGQLVVTKDVDGYLQANPQVKLSASAEGEGHEHHKK